The window TGGTCGGTGATTTACAACCAGGCCTGGAATTAACTGATCTGAATATCATTGATGTTCTGGGAAGGCAACAGCCATTGAAGGCGACCAAAAGAACGCCGACTGAATTCCTGATTGACATGAGTGGATATGAAAATGGCTTGTATACCCTACATATTGCACAAGACCAACAAGTCAATTCGGTCAAAATCCTGAAAAAATAAAACTTTCACACCTACCAGTTCACAAGTAAAACCGACCGACTGCCAACAAACCCCTGCCAATTCACGACAAACTGACTACCGGATAAGCCTTCCAACCCGTGTCATCTTTAAAAACTATTTAAGATGATGACACTAAAACTCTTTATATCTACTGTACTCATGTTGGGTGCCTTTACGTTCGGGTTTGCCAACTATGCCAACAACGAGGAAGCTTCCGTAAGCGAGATCAAAGCGGTAGCAGAACAATTTATCGAAGTAGTCGATAAAAACGATGCCGAATCTTTACGTCAGTTGTTGCACCCGGACATGATCCAATACACCTATCTGGGAGACAAACTGATCCCTTTCAAAGGGGCGGATTTTGCTCAAATGGTTGGCGACAAAAAACTGGGTGGCGTTCCTCGAAAAATCAGCCACAAATCCGCAAAGATCATTCGCGACAACACAGCACTAGTCGTCATGAGTGCAGTCAGTAGTGAATATGACTTCATGTACCAGCTGTCCTTAGCCAAAGTCGATGACGCATGGGTAATTGTGGGTATTCTCGTCGATGTAAACAA of the Cytophagales bacterium genome contains:
- a CDS encoding nuclear transport factor 2 family protein, which codes for MMTLKLFISTVLMLGAFTFGFANYANNEEASVSEIKAVAEQFIEVVDKNDAESLRQLLHPDMIQYTYLGDKLIPFKGADFAQMVGDKKLGGVPRKISHKSAKIIRDNTALVVMSAVSSEYDFMYQLSLAKVDDAWVIVGILVDVNKVG